Part of the Oncorhynchus mykiss isolate Arlee chromosome 26, USDA_OmykA_1.1, whole genome shotgun sequence genome is shown below.
ACCATGTCATAGTCAAGGAGGGTCAGTTCCATGAGGTACTTGGCTAATGTGTGCTTCTCAACGTCAGCCTGAAAAGACAACGACTGGTATTACTGTAACCTTCTGGTAACCCGTCAGTGGTTGGCTTTTCCACCTCTAACAAATAGTTGGAGTTAATGTTGATGGGGCGATTTGAATAACCACACCCATAAAGAAAATTGTATGAAAACATGCATGTCATTGAGTAGCCTACATTGCCAGCCTTGGAGGCTCTCCTGAGGAAGTGCAGGGGTAGAGGCCGTCCAAGCTCAAAGTTCAGACTTCGCAGAATCAGCTGCTCCATCTCCCGAATATGGGCCTTGGTGAATGCATTGTCTGTGATGTAAACAAAATCACCTATCTCCGGGGAATACATCTCTTCATACTTAGACGCCAACAACATGGCAGTCACACCAACCAGCTGGAGCTTCTTGCGGCCAATAGTTTGCACCTAGATAGTagagggggtaaaaaaaaatgacaCACGGATacaccattttattttttacaaggcTTACCTGAAGAAAGCGATCCAGGATGGCCACCGTCAGATAGAGAGTCTCCTGCAATAGCTGGAACCTGGAGTGCACCTgaatcagccagtcaatcaggAGAGCACGCATGCGTCCATTGATCTCATAGCCACTCATGTACTTGGCCCGAACAGACTGCTGGGTCTGTTGAGACATTTCAAGATTGTCTTAGAGACCAGTCCAAATATTTAACAAGTCATCACCATGTTGCCTAGAGAAAACACAAGTTACCTCAAGGCGCTGCAGATATCCATAGATATCCTTTATATATTCAGAGCACAGTTGTGGCAGGTCTGAATCCCCTTCATCAATGTCTTCTACAGCAAGCAGAGCTTCTGAGAACGCCTGGCACAATTCCTCTTCCTTCATGGACACGTTAGCatacacttcaggctgaggaacTTTAGGCCAAACAGCTGCGGGCTGGTCTTGTTGGTTCATAGATTGTTTGGTTGAGGCCTTGGCAGGAACGGTCTtctgtagagagtatagagaagCATGTTTGagaacttttttttaaaatttcacctttatgtaaccagataggccagttcagaacaagttctcatttacaactgcgacctggccaagataaagcaaagcagtgtgacaaaacagagttacacatggaataaacaaacgtacagtcaacacaatagaaaaagtctattaACTGTGTGTGCAAATAGCGCAAGGAgagaaggcaataaataggccatagtagcgaagtaattacagttcagcaaattaacactggtttgatagatgtgcaagtagaaatactagtGTGCAAAAGAGTAACTAGTGAAATCAGACAGACAATGGACCAAACAACGCCGGGTAAGACAACATACCTTGAACGGCACCGCTTTGCAAGCATTGGGAAAGTTGGACAGCTCTCCAAGCACAGCCCTTCCTGCTCCAGCTACGTTTGCTTTTCCCATTAGTGTTGGGTTGTCTGCGTTCCTTAACTGTTgaagacgccccccccccccccaaaaaaaagtgaACATAAAACATATCTAATTAAAAGTCTGCAGTTTTGTCATGTTAGTTAGCAAGCGAAGGCTAACGTCGTCAGCTAATGACATTATTTAGCCATGCGCAATTACACTAGGTAACCTTAGCTTACCTAGCTAAATGTTTTGCCCGCTTACGTAACTTTATTTTAGGCAAAGCATACGCTCGTTTTCCAGCATTTATTTCCTAGTTGCTTAACGTTACCTACTAGATAGCAAATTGGCTAGCTAACTACATATCGCCAGTAACGTTAGCTGTGAGTAAcatgcacacaaaaacacattagCTAGTCCAGATTGTAAAAAGTTACCGCAGAACCAACTTCTAATGACATCGTCACGCTTGGTTAAAACCAAGGCAGCTAGATGGCCAGCTATAATCGGCAAAAAGCCAAAGTGAGAAGTGTCAAAgaaccattccacagtcattcaAATACCGCTCTGTTGATTCTAATTGGATTCCGCATCATAGAATGCATCTCTTTCATTGGTTGCCAAAGAGGAATCACGAATAACGTCGCACAGTCACAATCAGAATGGATATCTATGATAAAGAACCAGAAAAACGTTCCTCTCGGTGTAAATTGGTTTTGTGAATGAAGAATTtgtcttatatatttattacaacaaGATCTCTCAAGTAAGCCCACGCCTTCCAATCTGAGTAATGGATAAACCTTGTGATCATTCCCAAAACTAAGATGAGTTTTCATTCGTGTAGTTAGACCACTGGGAACGGctttgatcacagaaataaagtatctgaaaggtattggaaactcTTTCAATGTTATAAATTGTTCATATGTGAGAATATTACCCTTGTTGTCGAAAATATCAAGAACAAAGTCAATATTCCTCTCATGCCAGCTGGTGTAGAACAATGACTTATTCCTTATAGTTATGTCTGAATTATTCCCCAAAGGAGCTTTATGTGGGGAAAAATTGTGCAGGAAACATATTTTCCAGGCCATTAAAGCTTGTTGGTGAAACCTAGCCAATTTAGCAGGTAATCTTTcaggaatataattacatttcagtaAAAATTGAAGACCTCCCAACTTACTAAAAACATTATTTGGAATGAAATACCATATTGAATCAGTATTGATCAAACATCTTTTCAACCAGTTTATCTTGAAAGTGTTATGTTATGTCAACAAAATCCAACACATGCTTATTCCAGACATTGTCTGGAAAAATGCATGGTTAAGGCCTTACAAATACTGTATACCAAACAAAGTTAAGGAAGTGCACTTCAAAATTTTACATAAAATATATCCATATGATATCCAAATTTGTGGCTATTGATGATATCTGCGTTTTCTGTGAAAAAGAAGGTGAGA
Proteins encoded:
- the LOC110506532 gene encoding G2/mitotic-specific cyclin-B2 isoform X2, translated to MGKANVAGAGRAVLGELSNFPNACKAVPFKKTVPAKASTKQSMNQQDQPAAVWPKVPQPEVYANVSMKEEELCQAFSEALLAVEDIDEGDSDLPQLCSEYIKDIYGYLQRLETQQSVRAKYMSGYEINGRMRALLIDWLIQVHSRFQLLQETLYLTVAILDRFLQVQTIGRKKLQLVGVTAMLLASKYEEMYSPEIGDFVYITDNAFTKAHIREMEQLILRSLNFELGRPLPLHFLRRASKAGNADVEKHTLAKYLMELTLLDYDMVHYHPSEIAAAALCLSQLLLDELNWTPTQEHYSTYNENHLKPIMEHIAKNIVSVNEGRTKLQAVKNKYWISLIPQLKSTFVNYMALLS
- the LOC110506532 gene encoding G2/mitotic-specific cyclin-B2 isoform X1, producing MSLEVGSALRNADNPTLMGKANVAGAGRAVLGELSNFPNACKAVPFKKTVPAKASTKQSMNQQDQPAAVWPKVPQPEVYANVSMKEEELCQAFSEALLAVEDIDEGDSDLPQLCSEYIKDIYGYLQRLETQQSVRAKYMSGYEINGRMRALLIDWLIQVHSRFQLLQETLYLTVAILDRFLQVQTIGRKKLQLVGVTAMLLASKYEEMYSPEIGDFVYITDNAFTKAHIREMEQLILRSLNFELGRPLPLHFLRRASKAGNADVEKHTLAKYLMELTLLDYDMVHYHPSEIAAAALCLSQLLLDELNWTPTQEHYSTYNENHLKPIMEHIAKNIVSVNEGRTKLQAVKNKYWISLIPQLKSTFVNYMALLS